The genomic DNA GAAACAGATGTAATAAACATTGAcatggggataaaacactatgatatAAACTTAACGAGTCTATTCATGCATATCACACTACACTATAAACATTATCATGGTGATAAAACACTATGATATAGATCTATTATGGATGTAGTGAATCTAAAACTAAAGGTAGGATACGAACTTGTTACGACGATAAGTAGCATCGAAGGAAACAACATCCCCAAACATATGAAAATTTCTCTTTGTATCTCCATCGGCCCAGAACAACGCCCGTAAAACGCCATCGTCAGTTGTTAGGTATTCCATAGAGAAATTGGGCATAAATTCTTTCTTCCTTCTTAGGCGTTTAATAACCATGTCAGCATCGTACTCAGCTATGTACCTATTGAAGTCTCTCTTGAAGTTTTTGAAGTCAACTTTCGTGGCACCTACCTTGTTAAACCCTCCATAAAGAGTCCTCATAATGTTAAACGCTCTAACTGGACCAACGTTTATGGCACTCAAAGCATTTACGGCTTCTTCCTGTACGTAATTGATTCCTCTGTTTTCAGGAAGCAGGTACCTATAATCTTCAGCAACAAATGAGTGATTAAGCGACTCCTCGAAGTAATAAACCTCGTAAAGATTATCCGGGGTTAACTTAACCCGTATGCACGCTTCACATCCGGTCCTTATAGAAGGAACCCTGCGAGTAATCTTAGTCTTCGAGTTATCATTAGAACTACCAGCTTCCTGAGTCGAGTCAGACGCCTTAAAGGGTTTAGTACCCTCTTTTGAGCATAGGAAGTATTTATTATGTATGACACCCTTTTGAGGCTCGTATTGAGTACCCTTCCTAGCTGTGAAACCTCCTGCCTTAGCATATCTTTGGTAAAAAAGAAAGGCATTTTCGAGCGAATCAAACATCATATGCATCTGAGGTTTAATCGAATCGTCGACATCTGGTATAAATGTCCTCCTTCCAGAATTTGGGGACACGTGAACATCACCAATGGGCTGGTATGTAGGAATATCTACAACAAAAAATCGACACATCAGTAGTTTATAAAACAGTGATAACACTAtatgaagatataacactatctgtttactgtaaagACACTATACAGTTAAATTAACAAATAATCTGTTGATTTAAAACCCATAATAATCATAAAAACTATGAACCATAAAATTAAGATGTCTGCGCAGAATATAACACCATTGAtgagggataaaacactatgaaaagaaattaagatgtctgtacataatataacactattgaatggggataaaacactatacatctaaatatcaataataataataataataataataataataataactctgTTAATGATAAAACACTACAAAAACTTACCCTAAACAATACAATGTATAAAACACTATGAAGGGAAATTAAGATGTGTGaacagaatataacactattgatcaTGCATATGACACTATACCTCtaaatatcaaacaaaaaataACTCTGTTAATGATAAAACACTAAAACAAAAACTTAGCCTAAACAATTAAATGTATAAAACACTATGAAGGGAAAttaagatgtctgtacagaatataacactattgatcaTGCATATGACACTATACATCAAAATATCAAAAAACAAAACCTGTTCATTATAAAACACTAAAACGACAACTTACCCTAAACAACTCAATGTATAAAACACTACATACACACAAAATCAAAGCATACTAATAACCTGTAACACGGCATACTAAAAAAAACACGTCAAACATATAACACTACTTATCGCAACATGATAACTCTTAATAGATTAAATAACTATGATACACATGTACCTGCATAGCCGGAAGCCATTGAAATTGATATAAAACACCAGAATCGAAGAAGGGCGAAGAAGGTAAACAACTGTATTGTCTCTGCCGATTTCATAAGACTTCATGTATTTATAATTGATGAAGAATGATGCGTACATGAAAATCTTATTGGATCTtgcaaaaaaatacaaaattcgAATCAATCCCTAAAAAATCTCATCGCTAGTTTTTTTGCAGTTatcttggaaatcaattaattgataagaatggaAAATTACTAAtacacccttttgaattaattaagataaaggacacttcccaaattatttctcacacttctcacaaaagttgaTTATTGTACAGGACCATATTATATATTAACAGTTATAAGAAAAACAAATTTATAATTGTTCGTATATATTAATTTCTAATATTCGGATGAATAGTGTCTAAATTGTTTTCTAGTgtattttgttttggttttttttcACAAGTATACTAAACTTTAAGGTTT from Helianthus annuus cultivar XRQ/B chromosome 7, HanXRQr2.0-SUNRISE, whole genome shotgun sequence includes the following:
- the LOC110866842 gene encoding protein FAR1-RELATED SEQUENCE 5-like, which codes for MASGYADIPTYQPIGDVHVSPNSGRRTFIPDVDDSIKPQMHMMFDSLENAFLFYQRYAKAGGFTARKGTQYEPQKGVIHNKYFLCSKEGTKPFKASDSTQEAGSSNDNSKTKITRRVPSIRTGCEACIRVKLTPDNLYEVYYFEESLNHSFVAEDYRYLLPENRGINYVQEEAVNALSAINVGPVRAFNIMRTLYGGFNKVGATKVDFKNFKRDFNRYIAEYDADMVIKRLRRKKEFMPNFSMEYLTTDDGVLRALFWADGDTKRNFHMFGDVVSFDATYRRNKHLGAPPVIVTDQDPAMRKAIQDTWPESRHRLCMWYIMDKLTTKFFISEYVVGANLCNSTDFKKRLCGIVWTDALLPEQFETEWGVILANFDLVNHEWLQSIYHIRDTWIPTYYRDEHMSGLMRTSSRSETENHFFGQFCNPNCTLVEFLGHFDFAIEAQRHEHRKNDHDTRHTNPEIFAKEFVLEQQAANIYTWTIFFDAQLEILTAIHKCGIGKWDE